The following coding sequences lie in one Musa acuminata AAA Group cultivar baxijiao chromosome BXJ1-8, Cavendish_Baxijiao_AAA, whole genome shotgun sequence genomic window:
- the LOC103995182 gene encoding pectinesterase-like has product MLPVGIMSMYERAISGDGRHKRKVIAWVLAVSLAVALSAAFSLWTTKHASHELKPLDTVSRAAATTTESGVVSACMYTRYPDACEAALASLATRAGAKGPKEMFHVSVEFAKSRALLARDMAYNLTLPSAQTSTSRSPSSVHDCLELLDITLDQLNDVLEAKKGGSSHDARTWLSAALTNQATCSESLQAVKAEGGDSLSARVRSLSQHISNSLALQGKVQDDDGVGGGRKLLSDGFPAWLSAADRRLLEASPDEIRANAVVAKDGSGTHTTINEAITFVSLTSSGGGGRKVIYVKAGTYDEYINVPTKQKNVMLMGDGKGKSVIVGSRNVNDGWTTYKSATVAAMGAGFIAKGLTIINNSGPSKNQAVALRVGADRSVVYQCSIQGYQDTLYTHSNRQFYTETDIYGTIDFIFGNSAVVLQNCYIQPRKPGGTQKNSVTAQGRTDPNQNTGISIQKCRIQGSSDLGSSTPTYLGRPWQKYSRTVVMQSYLDGSIDAAGWDKWSGSFALSTLYYGEYENTGPGASTSGRVRWAGVHPALASGEASKFTVSEFIVGDNWLPDTGVTYTPGL; this is encoded by the exons ATGTTACCTGTTGGAATCATGAGCATGTATGAGAGAGCAATCTCGGGTGATGGCCGACACAAGAGAAAGGTCATTGCATGGGTGCTTGCAGTCTCTCTAGCAGTAGCTTTATCTGCTGCATTCTCTTTATGGACTACGAAGCATGCATCGCATGAGCTCAAGCCCTTAGATACTGTCTCCAGAGCCGCTGCCACCACCACTGAGAGTGGTGTTGTCTCTGCCTGCATGTACACCCGCTACCCGGACGCGTGCGAGGCGGCGCTCGCCTCCCTGGCTACGAGAGCAGGCGCGAAAGGACCCAAGGAGATGTTCCACGTCTCCGTGGAGTTCGCGAAGAGCAGGGCCCTGTTGGCCCGCGACATGGCCTACAACCTGACGCTGCCGTCGGCGCAAACGTCGACCTCGCGGTCGCCGTCCAGCGTCCACGACTGCCTTGAGCTTCTCGACATCACCTTGGACCAGCTCAACGATGTGCTGGAAGCGAAGAAGGGCGGGAGCTCGCACGACGCCCGGACGTGGCTCAGCGCGGCGCTGACGAACCAGGCGACGTGCTCGGAAAGCCTCCAGGCCGTCAAGGCCGAAGGCGGCGATTCCTTGAGCGCCCGAGTGCGGAGCTTGTCGCAGCACATCAGCAACTCGCTGGCGCTGCAGGGGAAGGTACAGGACGATGATGGCGTAGGTGGCGGCCGGAAGTTGTTATCCGACGGTTTTCCGGCGTGGTTGTCGGCAGCAGACCGGAGACTGCTGGAGGCGTCTCCCGATGAGATCCGAGCCAACGCGGTTGTGGCCAAGGACGGCAGCGGCACGCACACGACCATCAACGAGGCCATCACCTTCGTGTCCTTGACCTcctccggcggcggcggcaggaAGGTGATATATGTGAAAGCTGGGACGTACGACGAGTACATCAACGTCCCGACAAAGCAGAAGAACGTCATGTTGATGGGAGACGGAAAGGGCAAGTCGGTCATTGTCGGCAGCAGGAACGTCAACGACGGGTGGACGACGTACAAGTCCGCCACCGTAG CTGCAATGGGAGCGGGCTTCATCGCCAAAGGCTTAACCATCATCAACAACTCCGGGCCAAGCAAGAACCAGGCGGTGGCCCTCCGGGTCGGCGCCGACAGGTCGGTGGTGTACCAGTGCTCCATCCAGGGCTACCAAGACACCCTCTACACCCACTCCAACCGCCAGTTCTACACCGAGACCGATATCTACGGCACCATCGACTTCATCTTCGGCAACTCCGCGGTGGTGCTGCAGAACTGCTACATCCAGCCGCGGAAGCCGGGCGGGACGCAGAAGAACTCGGTGACGGCACAGGGCCGGACCGACCCGAACCAGAACACCGGCATATCGATCCAGAAGTGCCGGATCCAGGGCTCTTCAGACTTGGGGAGCAGCACGCCCACGTATCTGGGTCGGCCATGGCAGAAGTACTCGAGGACGGTGGTGATGCAGAGCTACTTGGATGGTTCCATCGACGCTGCCGGGTGGGATAAATGGTCGGGGAGCTTCGCGTTGTCGACGCTGTACTACGGGGAGTACGAGAACACGGGCCCGGGGGCGTCGACGTCGGGCCGGGTCCGTTGGGCCGGAGTGCACCCGGCGCTCGCCTCCGGTGAGGCATCCAAGTTCACGGTGTCAGAGTTCATTGTCGGAGACAATTGGTTGCCTGACACCGGTGTTACCTACACTCCAGGACTTTAA
- the LOC135680369 gene encoding pectinesterase inhibitor 28-like yields MDACRPSSSLPLYLLFSFSFTFMAALGLSDDTDAISSTCNHTLYFDVCMSTLTSRPSSRRADVYGLAAISLDVGITHAKATISFAKSLSKQKGFAGGTYASVCIADCLEEYKEAVQSLHDSTGALRRGSYDTVNALVSGAMTNSDACESAFGEKPGLQSPLTERNDYFFKLCSNSIAITNLLA; encoded by the coding sequence ATGGACGCTTGCAGACCTTCTTCCTCTCTCCCCCTGTATCTCCTCTTCAGCTTCAGCTTCACCTTCATGGCCGCTTTGGGACTCTCCGACGACACCGATGCCATCTCCTCCACCTGCAACCACACACTCTACTTCGACGTGTGCATGTCCACGCTCACGTCCCGCCCAAGCAGCCGCCGCGCCGACGTGTACGGCCTCGCCGCCATCTCCCTCGACGTCGGCATCACGCATGCCAAGGCGACCATATCGTTCGCCAAGAGCTTGAGCAAGCAGAAGGGCTTCGCCGGCGGCACGTACGCGTCCGTGTGCATCGCGGATTGCTTGGAGGAGTACAAGGAGGCGGTGCAGAGCCTCCACGACTCCACCGGTGCTCTTCGGAGGGGGTCTTACGACACGGTCAACGCGCTGGTGTCGGGAGCCATGACGAACTCCGACGCGTGCGAGAGCGCGTTCGGGGAGAAGCCGGGCCTGCAGTCGCCATTGACGGAGAGGAACGACTACTTCTTCAAGCTCTGCAGCAACTCCATTGCCATCACCAACCTCCTTGCTTGA